One window of the Roseovarius sp. THAF9 genome contains the following:
- a CDS encoding trimethylamine methyltransferase family protein: protein MTAIAEKPARRGRGTRTALRAVRDVTMLPSLKRGLPLTEPMSAGEIERIDAASMDILENVGVIFRDEIAIADWKRVGAEVRDGDRVHLDRGLVRELIRTIPETFTYHARNPANNLPFGKEHAIFVPMTGAPFLRDLDDVRRNPTLEDLANFHKLAQMSPALHSSAHHIVEPYDHPISQRHLRITYSSMKHSDKTFMGMTTSPKNAEDVMEMCAILFGEEFMETHPVVTGNCNGNSPLVWDETMLGAMRAFCRRNQPVLCSPFVLGGANTPASVAPTVAQLNAEALSALAYTQVIRKGAPAIYGHYLSTVSMKSGAPMAGTPEISLMNMMIGQMARFYGVPWRSSASLGGAKTLDAQAGYESATTLMALQMAGTNYMWHAAGWNEAGMHCSMAKFVIDAEQCAMAYRMAEGIRWDDFDEAVAAVGDIGPGGHYLGHPHTLANFQRAFFMPDLFDNNSIEQWQAEGAVEANARAQAYARKMLNEYQAPKLDEGVNEALLAYIATRESEIPAADALNQEY, encoded by the coding sequence GTGACAGCAATTGCAGAAAAACCGGCGCGTCGAGGGCGCGGCACGCGGACCGCGTTGCGGGCCGTGCGGGACGTGACCATGTTGCCCAGCTTGAAGCGGGGGTTGCCGCTGACCGAGCCGATGAGTGCCGGCGAGATCGAGCGAATCGATGCGGCGAGTATGGATATCCTCGAAAACGTCGGCGTGATCTTTCGCGACGAGATCGCGATTGCCGACTGGAAGCGGGTCGGCGCGGAGGTGCGCGATGGCGACCGGGTGCATCTGGACCGGGGGCTGGTGCGGGAGTTGATCAGGACGATCCCCGAGACGTTCACCTATCACGCGCGGAACCCGGCCAATAACCTGCCCTTCGGCAAGGAGCATGCGATTTTCGTGCCGATGACGGGCGCGCCGTTCCTGCGCGATCTGGACGACGTGCGGCGGAACCCGACGCTGGAGGATCTGGCGAATTTCCACAAGCTGGCGCAGATGTCGCCTGCGCTGCATTCCAGCGCGCATCATATCGTGGAGCCGTATGACCACCCGATCAGCCAGCGGCATCTGCGGATCACCTATTCATCGATGAAGCACTCGGACAAGACGTTCATGGGGATGACGACCAGCCCCAAGAACGCCGAGGACGTGATGGAGATGTGCGCGATCCTCTTTGGCGAGGAGTTCATGGAGACGCACCCGGTTGTGACGGGGAACTGCAACGGCAACAGCCCGCTGGTCTGGGACGAAACCATGTTGGGTGCGATGCGGGCGTTCTGCCGCCGCAACCAGCCGGTGCTGTGCAGCCCGTTCGTGCTGGGCGGGGCCAATACGCCGGCGTCTGTCGCGCCGACGGTGGCGCAGTTGAATGCCGAGGCGCTGAGCGCGCTGGCCTATACGCAGGTCATTCGCAAGGGGGCACCGGCGATCTATGGGCACTACCTGTCGACGGTCAGCATGAAGTCGGGCGCGCCGATGGCGGGGACACCCGAGATCAGCCTGATGAACATGATGATCGGGCAGATGGCGCGGTTCTATGGCGTGCCGTGGCGGTCCTCTGCCAGCCTTGGCGGGGCCAAGACGCTGGACGCGCAGGCGGGGTACGAGAGTGCGACGACCCTGATGGCGTTGCAGATGGCCGGGACGAATTACATGTGGCACGCCGCGGGCTGGAACGAGGCGGGGATGCATTGCTCGATGGCAAAGTTCGTGATTGACGCCGAGCAATGCGCGATGGCTTACCGGATGGCCGAAGGCATCCGCTGGGACGATTTCGACGAGGCGGTGGCCGCCGTGGGCGATATCGGGCCGGGCGGGCATTACTTGGGCCATCCCCATACGCTGGCGAATTTTCAGCGGGCGTTCTTTATGCCGGACCTGTTCGACAACAACTCGATCGAGCAGTGGCAGGCCGAGGGCGCTGTGGAGGCCAATGCGCGGGCGCAGGCCTATGCGCGCAAGATGCTGAACGAGTATCAGGCACCGAAGCTGGACGAAGGTGTGAACGAGGCGCTGCTGGCGTATATTGCCACGCGCGAAAGCGAGATCCCGGCGGCGGATGCGCTGAACCAGGAGTATTGA
- a CDS encoding NAD(P)-binding domain-containing protein, with the protein MSRVGFLGAGHIAAPMARALARSGHDVTVSRRSEAVSAALAESGVGIAVAENAEVVERSEIVLLCLRPAVWKDVVAGLPFRADQKIVSVMAGVPLAEIEAACAPVRDVSVTIPYGFIENGGCPLPVAGDPGVVRALFGAENPVLPQADEAALNHHFAASTMVAAALGLLEEGAGWLAGKTGSPEAAEIYVSNLVTGVLNGLGRDHAGELHNEKMALATPNTLNLQMVEGLAAQRAFDGLPGILDGISDSMEDDA; encoded by the coding sequence ATGAGCCGGGTTGGATTCCTAGGAGCCGGACATATCGCGGCGCCGATGGCGCGGGCGCTGGCCCGGTCCGGGCATGACGTGACGGTGTCGCGGCGCAGTGAGGCGGTGTCGGCGGCGCTGGCGGAGAGTGGTGTGGGCATCGCGGTGGCGGAGAATGCCGAGGTCGTGGAGCGGAGTGAGATCGTTCTTTTGTGCTTGCGTCCGGCGGTCTGGAAAGACGTCGTTGCGGGCCTGCCGTTCCGGGCGGATCAGAAGATCGTGTCGGTCATGGCGGGCGTGCCGTTGGCCGAGATCGAGGCAGCCTGTGCGCCGGTTCGCGATGTGTCGGTGACGATCCCTTACGGGTTTATCGAGAACGGCGGCTGCCCCTTGCCAGTGGCGGGGGATCCGGGCGTCGTGCGGGCGCTCTTTGGGGCCGAGAACCCTGTGCTGCCGCAGGCGGACGAGGCGGCGCTGAATCACCATTTCGCGGCCTCGACGATGGTGGCCGCAGCGCTTGGCCTTCTGGAAGAAGGCGCCGGGTGGCTGGCGGGGAAGACCGGGTCGCCCGAGGCGGCGGAAATCTACGTCAGCAACCTGGTGACAGGCGTGCTGAACGGCCTCGGCCGAGATCACGCGGGAGAGTTGCACAACGAGAAGATGGCGCTGGCCACGCCCAACACCCTGAACCTGCAGATGGTCGAGGGGCTGGCGGCGCAGAGGGCCTTTGACGGGTTGCCCGGAATACTGGACGGAATTTCAGACAGCATGGAGGACGACGCGTGA
- a CDS encoding aldehyde dehydrogenase, with product MSELLTREEYGAIAAEIDLPKAPFVDGKFRKGSGPVMETVNPATGDVLAKISTANAKDVDFAVEKAREAFERGEWAKAHPGARKDVLIRLCKLITRRRHEFAVMESLDSGKPIRDCETVDIPEVIHTIKWHAELIDKIYDQVGPSGDDALSLIVREPLGVVACVLPWNFPLLMMAWKIGPALAAGNSVIVKPAEQTSLTALRLAEVAHMAGVPRGVLQVLPGDGPSVGEPLGLHMGVDMVSFTGSTEIGKRFLRYAADSNMKKVTLECGGKNPAVVLEDAENLDHVAEHVVNAAFWNMGENCSACSRLIVHKAVKAPLMERIVARMRDWKTGDPLDPANHLGALVDAEHCKKVAGYLKGKAVAGGGKPKGNFVEPTVYEVKKDDKRTREEIFGPVLSVIEVASEAEAIELANDTAYGLAASVYTSNVRRAIRAAREICAGTVTVNCYGEGDIATPFGGYKQSGFGGRDNGVHAHDQFTEVKTIWVDLSDPKDGDLVG from the coding sequence ATGAGCGAGCTTCTGACACGGGAAGAATACGGCGCGATTGCCGCCGAGATCGATCTGCCCAAGGCGCCTTTTGTCGATGGCAAGTTCCGCAAGGGGTCGGGGCCGGTGATGGAGACGGTGAACCCCGCGACGGGGGACGTTCTGGCGAAGATATCGACCGCGAACGCGAAGGATGTGGATTTCGCCGTGGAAAAGGCGCGGGAGGCGTTCGAGCGCGGCGAGTGGGCGAAGGCGCATCCGGGCGCGCGGAAGGATGTGCTGATCCGGTTGTGCAAACTGATCACGCGGCGGCGGCACGAATTCGCGGTGATGGAGAGCCTCGATAGCGGCAAGCCCATCCGGGACTGCGAGACCGTGGACATTCCCGAGGTCATTCACACGATCAAGTGGCATGCCGAACTGATCGACAAGATCTATGACCAGGTGGGGCCGTCGGGGGACGACGCGCTGAGCCTGATCGTACGGGAGCCTTTGGGCGTGGTGGCCTGCGTGCTGCCGTGGAACTTTCCGCTGTTGATGATGGCCTGGAAGATCGGGCCAGCGCTGGCGGCAGGCAATTCGGTGATCGTGAAGCCCGCCGAGCAGACCAGCCTGACCGCGTTGCGGCTGGCGGAGGTGGCGCATATGGCGGGCGTGCCGCGCGGCGTGTTGCAGGTGTTGCCGGGGGATGGGCCGAGCGTGGGCGAGCCGCTGGGCCTGCACATGGGCGTGGACATGGTAAGCTTTACCGGCTCGACCGAGATCGGCAAGCGGTTCCTGCGCTATGCGGCGGACAGCAACATGAAGAAGGTCACGCTGGAATGCGGGGGCAAGAACCCCGCTGTTGTTCTGGAGGATGCCGAGAACCTCGATCACGTAGCCGAGCATGTGGTGAACGCGGCGTTCTGGAACATGGGTGAGAATTGCTCGGCCTGTAGCCGCCTGATCGTGCACAAGGCCGTCAAGGCGCCGCTGATGGAGCGGATCGTGGCGCGGATGCGCGATTGGAAAACCGGCGATCCGCTGGACCCGGCGAACCATCTGGGCGCGCTGGTGGATGCCGAGCATTGCAAGAAGGTGGCCGGGTATCTGAAGGGCAAGGCGGTGGCCGGGGGCGGCAAGCCAAAGGGCAATTTCGTCGAGCCGACGGTTTACGAGGTCAAGAAAGACGACAAGCGCACGCGCGAAGAGATTTTCGGCCCGGTCCTGTCGGTGATCGAGGTGGCGAGCGAGGCGGAGGCCATCGAGTTGGCCAATGACACGGCCTATGGGCTGGCGGCGTCGGTCTATACCTCGAATGTGCGGCGGGCGATCCGGGCGGCACGGGAGATCTGCGCGGGGACTGTGACGGTGAACTGCTATGGCGAAGGGGACATCGCCACGCCTTTCGGGGGCTACAAGCAGTCCGGTTTCGGCGGGCGTGACAATGGCGTGCATGCGCATGACCAGTTCACCGAGGTCAAGACGATCTGGGTCGATCTGAGTGATCCCAAGGACGGAGATCTGGTGGGATGA